Within Aureibacillus halotolerans, the genomic segment GCAATGACGGAAATTGTGATGGTTAAAATTTTTATCGCACGTATACTCATCCTGATTATGACTTTCTTCCTCTATAGTTTTAAAATAATATCGCTCATACTCATCCTCGCCCGCCAGCTTGTAACCCATCTTCTCGTAAAAATGGTGGTTTCGCGTGCTTTTTTGAAAAGTATCCAACGTCCATAGCTTGACCTGCGGATACATACTCTCAATTAGTGTAATAACCGTCGATCCTATACCCTTGTCTTGCCAAGAGGGATCGATAAAGAGTCGATCTAATCGCGCATGCTCTCTGCCTGTATGCGAGATGAGAATAACGCCCGAAAGTTCTCCATCGAACAATATTTTAAAATAAGCTTCATTCCACTGATGGTATTTTTGCATATCAACAGAATCAAAGCCGGGAATGTAAGGCCCATCGCCATCCTCATACCACCTTTTCCTTTCGTTATTTTCTACGGAAACCATCATTTTCGTGATTGCTTCAGCGTCATCTTCATTTGCTCTTACCAACTGTACTTTCCCTTTCATGAAAACGTCTCCTCATTTTCCTTAATTTTTTATTTGTAAATTTAATCCAGACATTATATCGGCACCTATGTAATCGTTTCTTCAATGACAGCAATAGCCTTCGATTTCGATAAATTTATGTACTCGATAATATCATTAAACTTATATACTTCAAGTTCGCAACCCTTGTTTTTTTCTATAATTCCAAAATCTCCGTACATCTCTTCAATAAATTTTTGTAAGTCGTCATGAGTTACATCATCTATTTCT encodes:
- a CDS encoding GNAT family N-acetyltransferase; protein product: MKGKVQLVRANEDDAEAITKMMVSVENNERKRWYEDGDGPYIPGFDSVDMQKYHQWNEAYFKILFDGELSGVILISHTGREHARLDRLFIDPSWQDKGIGSTVITLIESMYPQVKLWTLDTFQKSTRNHHFYEKMGYKLAGEDEYERYYFKTIEEESHNQDEYTCDKNFNHHNFRHCNMQNVDFYSVNLQGAHYTNMNMSHVVYQNSNLSHNRYTNTNMSHSVFGDSNMNATEICHVSMAGAYLHDIKLGTGKDKIPLVMERCELMGSSILDSNLQNLSIVNCNLEGMTIDGIHVSELLEVYKKQQS